CGAACCGACGTCTGGCCTTTGCCAGACTGCTTGATTATAATCTGGGAATTTTCGGCAGCGACTGGGACGGCGACGCGGTCCTGTCCGGAAGGGTGCGCCTGGCCGGGCGGCGCATCGCCACGGAAGAGGCGGTCAAGATATTCAGTGCCGCAACCGTCAACCTCAATCTCCATTCCAGCATGTCCCCCAAGGAACTCGTGCCGGCCGGGGATTTCGTCAACCCGCGCACCTTCGAGCTGGCCATGTGTGGGGCGTTTCAGCTGGTCAGCGACAGGACGCTTTTGCCGGAGCTTTTTGCCGGGGATGAATTGGTCCGGTTTGCGAATATGGAGGAGTTGCGCGAGAAACTGGACTATTTCCTGGCCCACCCCGGGGAGCGCGAGGCGTATGCCGCGCGGGCCCGGACCCGAGCCCTGGCCGAGCATACCTACCGCCATCGCATGGAGCAGCTGCTTGGCTTCGTGGCCGAGTGCTTCCCAGACTGGCCAGCCGGCCGGGAGACGGCGCAGAGCGCCCTGGCCGGGTTGCCCCAACCCCTGCGCGACGAGACGGCAACACTTTTGCAGGACCTCTCGCTCCCGGCCGACGTGACCTTTCCCGATCTCATCGCCGCAGTGCGGGCCAGGCAAGGGCGGCTGACTCCCCTGGAGACGTCCCTGCTGTTCCTGGATGAATGGCAGCAACAGTACGCCGGCTCGTGAGTCCCGGCGAGCTTACTTTTTGATCTCCAGGGCCTTTTCCATCATGGCCTCGGCCGTGGTCACGACTTTGGAGTTGGCCTGGAAAGCCCGCTGATTGACGATGAGGTTGACCATCTCAGTGGCCATATCCACGTTGGACGACTCCAGGGTGTTGCCGGAAATCCCGTCGAGAACGCCGGAGTTGGCCCGGGCAACCTTGGCCTTGCCGGACTCCTCGGTGGGGGAGAGCAGGTTGTTGCCGTTGCGGTAGAGATCGGTCGGGTTGACGAAGTCGGCCAGGGCCAAAACGTAGAGCGCCTTCGTCTGTCCGTTGGTGAAGGTTCCCCACAACACCCCGTTCTCGTCGACATTGGTGGCGGTCATCTCACCCTTGGCATATCCGTCCTGGCTGGTCGTCTGGGTATAGGACGAGGTCGCATAGTTGGTGGTGCAGTTGACGGCATTGTGCGTCTTGGAGGCATCAAAGCCGGCATTGGCCGAGGCCTTGGTGCCGATAGCGGCGGCGGTGGCGGCGCTGGAGGAACTCCAACTGCCTCCCGAGGCGGAAAGCCCCGACTTGAAGGCAACGGTCTGGGCGGTCAGGGCAGAGCCGTTTGAGGCGGATTTGAAAGTGGCCGAGAACTCCGGAACCCCGGAGGAGGTCAGGCTGGCCTGGGTCCAGTTTGAAAGACTGGTCGGATCGCCGCTGGGCGTGAAGGCCGTCTCATTTTCCATGACGCCTTGGGCGGAGAAGGTCATGGTGCCGATCATGAGGACGCCGGCCTTGTCGGTCCCGCCAGTCACGCTGCTGCCGTCCTCCTTTGGGGGAACGGTCACCATGTACTCCCAATATTCCTTGCCGGATTCGTCGCTGGTCTTGGAATAATACACGGTCGCGGTATGGGCCGTACCCTCGGAATCGTATATCTTGATGGTGGCCGAGTAGTCTGAGTCAGCCACCGGTGTGGCATTATTGGCGTTGTAATTCTTAAACATCGTGAAATACGGATCGGTTGCGTCAAGAGCACCGACGTCGCTTTGACTGTCAAGATTTGTTACAACTTCCATTGTTCCGGTTGATTGGGCCGGAATGGTAAAATCTGTTATCTTGATGTCAGTAACTGCTCCGGTTGTTGGCACCTCTGATAGAACAACATTATTGCGCTTAGCCGACAAAATAGCGTCCTGATCAACGGCCCAACCCTGAACATTCAAACCTGTAGCCGAGAGAAGGCTGCCGCTCTTGTCAAAATTGAAGTCTCCAGCCCGGGTGTAGTATGTCTTATCATTGGCAGTGTCTTTGACGATAAAATAGCCATGCTCCCCGTTGATGGCCATGTCAGTGGAATTGCTGGCGTCAACGAGACTGCCCACCGAGGTCTGAAGGGCCGTGGAGCCGACCTGGACGCCTTGACCGATCTGGCTGCCGTCGGATGTGCCTCCGGCCATGGTGCTGATCATGTCGGCAAAGAGCATGCGCGACGACTTGTAACCGACGGTATTGACGTTG
This DNA window, taken from Desulfovibrio sp. TomC, encodes the following:
- a CDS encoding CgeB family protein, producing MGEQKTLRILVVLPMYGGSLPVGRFCASAFAELGHVVEVFEAPQFYGAFEALKTLRVTSDRLEYLENSFLQVISQAICAKVETFGPDLVLALAQAPLSRQALKRLRRDGVKTAMWFVEDFRIFTYWEAFAPYYDVFAVIQKEPFAQKLTAIGQPNVVYLPMAADPAVHRPLEVSAVERRTYGAEVSFMGAGYPNRRLAFARLLDYNLGIFGSDWDGDAVLSGRVRLAGRRIATEEAVKIFSAATVNLNLHSSMSPKELVPAGDFVNPRTFELAMCGAFQLVSDRTLLPELFAGDELVRFANMEELREKLDYFLAHPGEREAYAARARTRALAEHTYRHRMEQLLGFVAECFPDWPAGRETAQSALAGLPQPLRDETATLLQDLSLPADVTFPDLIAAVRARQGRLTPLETSLLFLDEWQQQYAGS
- a CDS encoding flagellar hook protein FlgE, with translation MSAIWTGVSGLLSYSQGIATTGSNLANVNTVGYKSSRMLFADMISTMAGGTSDGSQIGQGVQVGSTALQTSVGSLVDASNSTDMAINGEHGYFIVKDTANDKTYYTRAGDFNFDKSGSLLSATGLNVQGWAVDQDAILSAKRNNVVLSEVPTTGAVTDIKITDFTIPAQSTGTMEVVTNLDSQSDVGALDATDPYFTMFKNYNANNATPVADSDYSATIKIYDSEGTAHTATVYYSKTSDESGKEYWEYMVTVPPKEDGSSVTGGTDKAGVLMIGTMTFSAQGVMENETAFTPSGDPTSLSNWTQASLTSSGVPEFSATFKSASNGSALTAQTVAFKSGLSASGGSWSSSSAATAAAIGTKASANAGFDASKTHNAVNCTTNYATSSYTQTTSQDGYAKGEMTATNVDENGVLWGTFTNGQTKALYVLALADFVNPTDLYRNGNNLLSPTEESGKAKVARANSGVLDGISGNTLESSNVDMATEMVNLIVNQRAFQANSKVVTTAEAMMEKALEIKK